Below is a window of Methanocaldococcus jannaschii DSM 2661 DNA.
CCAAATGCCAAAATAAAAGCTCCTAAAACAGCTATTGGAATGTTATGCCCTGGAATTGCCTGTGGTTTTCCATTTATATATTTATCAATTCTTGGCCCTAAAACATAGGCAGCCATTAAACCAACTAAACCACCAAATAAATGAACTGCCCCACTTCCAGCATAGTCGTGGAAGTTTATTCCTAAATTAGCAAAACCTCCTCCCCAAACTAAATGTTCAACAATTGGATACAAAATACCTCCAACAATCAAAGCCCCTATAAAGTAAGGTAAGATTTTAATTCTTTCAGCGACTCCTCCTGTTATAATTGTAACTGCAGCAGCGGCAAACATAACCATCTTCATCCACCAAGCTCCCAAATCAGCATCAAAAGTTCCTGTTATTAAGGGCATTATATTTTCAAATCCGTAAGAGATACCATAACCAATGAACAAATAAGCGATAAACACTGCAGCTAAATCCAACAACTTTAAAACACAATGATATGAGACGTTTTTAGCCCTAAACTGCCCTATTTCCAACGCAATAAACCCTGCCTTCATGAAAAATATTAACGATGCTGCCCACATAAAAAAGAAAACATCAATACCATCCATATGTTTCACCTCAAACACTTTTATAGGAATTATCTTACCTACTACCCATCTTCCTAATTCCCCTAATGGAAAAGCTTAAATATATAACTTACTAAGGAAAGAATTTTCCTTCCTATTATTTAGGAATAAAGAATCTTTTTTCCTTTTAGATAAAAATAAAAATGATTACTACCAAATTCAAATTAATCTAAAAACCACCAAATTTGTAAAATTATAAAAATGAGGTTGAGATTATGAAAAAAGTTGAAGCAATCATAAGACCGGAGAAGTTGGAGATTGTTAAAAAGGCTTTGTCTGATGCTGGGTATGTTGGAATGACTGTTAGTGAGGTTAAGGGTAGGGGAGTTCAAGGTGGAATAGTTGAGAGGTATAGGGGGAGAGAGTATATTGTTGATTTAATTCCAAAGGTTAAGATTGAGTTGGTTGTAAAAGAGGAAGATGTTGATAATGTTATTGATATCATATGCGAGAATGCAAGAACAGGAAACCCAGGAGATGGAAAAATCTTCGTCATACCAGTAGAAAGAGTCGTAAGAGTAAGAACAAAAGAAGAAGGAAAAGAGGCATTATAACTTTAATCTATTTTTATTTTTCAGGATATCTATTATATCCATTAAAATTTTTATCAGATGGGTTTTAAATAAAACATAGAAAATTATTTTAAAGTTATTAAATAAAACTTAGTTTATTTATTTTTAATCATGTTATTTTTGGTGATAGTGTGATTGGTATAATAGGAGGGACAGGAATAGCTGAAATATTAAAAGGAGACAAAGAAGAGATTATAAATACAAAATATGGGAAAGCAAGAGTTATAATTGATAAAGAAAACGAAGTAGTTTTGTTATTTAGGCATGGAGTAAGACATAACATCCCACCACATAAAATAAACTATAGGGCTAACATCTACGCTTTAAAAAAGTTGGGAGTTGAAAGAATATTGGCTATAAATTCAGTTGGTTCATTAAAAGAAGATTTAAAGCCTGGAATGTTTTTTGTTCCAAATGATTTTATAGAATTTACAAAGAAGAGAGAAGAGACGTTTTACGATGAAGGAAAAGTTGTTCATATAGATATGACAGACCCTTACTGTCCAGAGTTGAGAAATATTTTAAAATCAATATTAGATAAAAATAACTTCTCTTATGGAGAAGGCGTTTATGTTTGCACTGAAGGACCGAGATTTGAAACAAAAAAAGAGATAGCCATATACAAAAACTGGGGGGATGTTGTAGGAATGACTGGATATCCTGAAGTTGTTTTAGCAAGGGAGTTGGAGATGTGCTATGTCTCTCTATGCAACATAACAAACTATGCCTGTGGAATATCAAAAAATATTTTAACAGTTGATGAAGTTTTGGAAAAAATAAAAGAGATGGAAAATAAAATTTTGAAAGTTGTTGAGGACTTTATAAATTATGGCTTTGGAGAGAGAAAGTGTATCTGCAAAGATGCTTTGAAACATGCTGTTATTGGGTAAATTATAAAACTAAAATCCTTTAATTTACACCTCCGAGCGTAAGCGAGGAGGTGTTGGGGTATCCCAATAGGGTTTCCCTATGGGCTTTAAAACATGCTATTATTGGATAAGCTATTATTTTTATTTTAGGTGAGATAATGTTATCTAAAATTTTAGGTATATTTAAAGGCAAAGAAAAAATTGAAGAGAAATCAAATAAAATAATTGAGATTGATTATAACAAATGTAAAAACTGTTTATCATGTTATAGAGTCTGTAAAAATAACGTTTTTGCTATAAAAAACAATAGAGTTGTTGTTAAAAATGAAAATAACTGCACAAAGTGTGGGGAGTGTTTAAAAGTTTGTAGGTATGGAGCAATAATACTTTATGATGCTTAAAAGGGATAACCTATGGGACTAAAAAACAAGATAATAAAAATCTACGAACTTAATGAAGAGGAGAGAAAAAAAGTTTTAGAATTTTTAAAAAAAGAGATATTAAATGGAAAGATTGTCATCTGTGGGACTGACACTTTATATGGTATTTCAGCAAACGCTTTAAATGAAAAAGCAGTAAGAAAAGTTTATAATATAAAGAGGAGGGAGTTCAACAAGCCTCTATCAATATGTGTTAGAGATAAGAATGAGATTGAAAAATACGCTTATGTAAATGATTTAGCTAAAAAAATTATTGATAAATTTCTTCCAGGACCTTTAACGATAATTTTAAAGAAAAAACCAGGTATTCCAGATATTGTAGCTAAAGATTATATTGGGATAAGAATCCCAGATGAACCAATTATTAGAGAGCTTTCTATAGTTCCTTTAACAACCACATCAGCAAATATTTCTGGAAAAGAAAGCCCTACTACTGTGGATGAGATAGATAAAGAAGTGTTGAAAAAAGTAGATTATGTTATTGATATTGGAAAATGCAAATATTCAAAACCTTCTACAATTATTAAAATAGAGGATGATAAAATAATATCAATTAGGGAGGGAGTCATCCCTATTCAAAAATTAGCGAGATGTTGATACCTAAAAATAAGTAATTATAATATGATATAATTATTAAGTAAAGAACTTAATTAAAAATTGAATTTCGGGTGTTTCAAATGGAAAATAGAAATGATGAACTTTTTATAAAATTGGATAGTTCTATAAAATCACTACTAAGAAGTGCCAGAGAATTCAAAAAAGAGAATGAAAGTATCTCCAATGTGCTATTACAATTAGCGGAAATGTTGGATAACATTGATAAAACATTAGAAATTATTGAAAAAAACTTTCAAATAATTCTAAAAAATCGTGAAAGTGGTAAATTTTCTAATAATGAGATTATCCAAAAATTTGTTAAACCTTTAGAAAATTTAATCAAAGTTATTGAAAATATTGAAAGCACATCTAACAATTTAAAAAATGAAATTGAGAATTGTGCGTCATCAATCCCTACATTAAAAGAAATAACAGATAAACTTAAAATTATAAATATGGAGTCAGCAACTCAGGCCATAGAGGAATTTAAAATAGCATACGACATGTTAGAGGATAACAGAAAAAATTTAGATGAGTTAATTGAAAAAACTAAAATATTAAAAGATAAATTAAAGAATCTCCTTCTACAAATTGATAATTTTCTAAATGAGCATTGAAAATAACTTTTGTGGGGAGGGGCGTTTAGGTGATAAAGATGAACGATAAACAAGCTGATTGGCTTAATAAATTAATAGAAGAACTCGACAAGAGCTCTTCAAGCGTTTTAGAAACAGAAATTGTATTAGATGAAATTATAACAAAGCTTAATAACTTAATTTCTGAAATTAACAACTATATCACTGAAATACATTATGGATTAAGAATAACAAATGAGAGAATAAATCTATCTGTTTCAGAATTGGATGAATTAGAGAAAAAATTAAAAGAATATTTAGATTTTGCAGAAAATATGAAAAAATCTGTTGAAAATACCCATAACGCAATAATAGCTGTTAAAAATGAAATGAGAGATATAAAACATTCATTAGAGGAATCTTCACTCAAAATAAGCAATAGATATAACCTTATGGAAGATACTTTAAAACATCATAGCAAAAAGATTGAAAGTTTAAGCAACAGCATTAAATCCTTATCAAAAACTCAAGAATCTATAATTAACTCTATAAATTCAACTAAAATGCTACTATATATCACAATTGCATTAACTGTTGTAAATCTGATTATCTCACTAAAAACTTCAGGCATTATTGGCTAAATTTAATAAACGAATTCTTCATAACAAATATTATTATCATTAAATATTTTTTTAACTTCATCTAAAAGCTCTTGATAGCAGTATTTTTTGTTAAGGTTTAAATTTTTTTCTAATATTCTGCCAACATCATCATCCCGCATATTTTTAATTAGAAAAATTACTGAACCTTTTAATATAACTGGATTTTTTAATATCTCATCTCTATCCCCATCTGTAATGCCAATAATCTTTATTCCAAATCTTGCCAATATATCTCCACATATTGTTGTAGTATCATCTCCAATTGTAATCACTGCCACAACGCCTTTATTTTTAATCATCTCTATAACATCCTCTCCAGCATGATTTATAATGATTGTATATCCTTCATCAATCTCTTTACTCTCAATCTTTGGATTTGTTGGATGCCTCCTCAAAATCCCGGTTTTTATAACTGCCTTTTTTAAATCAACATTTTTTAATTTTTCAATTCCTCCTTCCTTTAACTCTCCTCCAATAATATCAACTAACTTCCCATTCTCAGCAATTAAAATAACTTCATTACTCTTAGCTTTTCCAACAACAATGCCATTTACCAATATTGCTTCACCAACATCAACACCATGAACCTTTCTAAAAACTCTCCCCTCTTTTTCCCAAACCTCTAAGCCATTACTTATACATTTTTCAATCTTTAAATTTAATTCTTTTGATAAATAATTAGCTATTTCTTTAACAATTTTTGAATTATCATCATTCCAAATAATTATAGTTCCATCCTCTTCTCCCGGTCTCTCAATCTGAATTATTGGTTTATTTAAATTAGCTCTCTCAACTACGATTTTTCCAAATGTATGCCCTGTAATCTTAGATTTTCCATAGTTCATTAAAATTAAAATATCATTGTTAGCTAATTTTTTTAATGATTGGGAAGGCATCAATTTTTCAGATATATCAATAATATCTTGCAGATTGTTGTCTATAACAGCAACTCTTCCCATTGTACCTCCTAACTTTGCCTTAACCTCTCCAAATTTCTTCAGTAAATTTATGATTTTTAATGCGTAGCCACTATCTATAATCTCAGGTCCATGAATAACAACACCAATCCTCATAATCTCACTTTAAGTAAATAATTAATAAATTTCACTATTTGTAAGGAAATAATTATAAAATGTTTCCCTCCATATAAAGAAACATTATATAAAGCTTAAAGTTTATTGCCTTTTATGTTTCCATCTCCACAAACCTTTTTTTATCCACCCCTCTCCTAAGTTATGTTTTTCAGCATATTCTCTCAAAACATTTTCCCACTTTTCCCAAAGTTTTGGAAATTCTCTTTTTATTTTATTCATCTCTCCCATTTCCATAGCTGGACACATAAAACAGCCAATCCTATCAAATCCCTTCTCATACAGTTTGTTGTATGGAGCTTTCTCTCTCAACAGATATATCCAAACATGCAGAGAACTCCAATGGAATATTGGGAGGGCATTTATCTGCTTTTTAATGTAAGTGTTTCTATGAATTCTCTTTTTAGTAGCTCTATTAAAGCTCTCATACTTCCTAATCCCAACAAAGGACAAAACATCATCTTCGTAATTCTCTTCAATAAACTTTTTTAACGGCTCTAACTTACAGATTTCAGAACACCATCTATAATCTCTTGCTGGAATGCCGTATTCTTTAACTTTCTCCCAGAAATTCTCTCCTCTCAGCCTAATTATTTTAATACCATAGTGTCTTTCAACATCTTCAACGTTTTTTAGTGTTTCCTCAAATTCTAAGCCAGTGTCTATAAACACAACATCTATGTCTTTACCTAAAGCCTTTAATGTTAAAATTAAAGTAACTAAGCTATCTTTTCCTCCAGAGAATGCAACCATAACGGGTTTTTTAATTTTTTCATAAGTATTTTTTATAAATCCAATAGCATTTCTTTCATAATTATCTATAACTCCCTCATTAGCTCTAACCATTAAATCGAATGCCTCTTCTAAGTTATCATAAATCTTTCCAGGCTTATAATCTTCATTATCTTTAATAAAAAATCTAACCTTAACTACTTTTCCCTTCTCCATGTTTTTTATATCTTCGGAGGAAACAACAGCTAATCCAACACCAACAACTCTGTCATTCTCATCAACTATTATCACATCATCTTTCTCTTCAATATCATCCGTAAATTCGACTATTCCAGGTCTTAAAACAGAACCCTTTCTATTTTTTAAAAATTCTACAACATCATTCTTTATTTTAATTATTTTTTTGTAAGCTCCTTTTTCCATTAAATCCTTTGCTCCATTTAACTTTAGCTTAACTTTCCATTTCTCCTTATCTTCATCAAAATATATCAGATATTTAACTTCTCCATCAACTATAATCTCATAAGCCTCCTCATTACCAGGAATTTTATTTAACAAAATAATTTTTCCATTTAATACATTTTTAGCTCCAAATTCTTCTTCCAAAATTTTATTTATAAAATCCATGTCATACTGAAATCCCAATCTTGGGTCTCCTGGTGGAGTTAGCTTTACTTCTTCAGCTTTTGAGCCACAAACTTCACAAACTCTCCCTAATAATGGGACATTACAATTTTTACACCATTTTAAATGTATCTTTCCAATGTATGTCTTCATAATTATCACTTCCCACAAAGAAACTTTTATATACCAAATTAAAGAAAATCTTTTTAGTTTTAGATAAGTTATTTATATAGGGTGATTATTTTGGACTTCTCACAGTTTCTTCCAGATATAGGTAGCGGATTTATTATTGGATTTGTTATTGGCTGGGCTGCAAAAAAGGCTATAAAAGTAGTGGCATTCTTAATAGGGATTTATATATTATCTTTGCTCTATTTGGCTAAAATAGGAGTTATTAGCATTAATAAGGAAGCGTTTTCAGCATTACTTGGAAATCTTGAAAATTCGTTATTGGTGTTTGGAGATAAGATTATTGGACTTATCCATTCATTTTCGTTTGGGACATCTTTCCTAATAGGATTCGGACTGGGATTTAAAAAAGGATAAAATTATAAAATTTAATTTAATTTAAAATTTAATTAATTTTTTTTATTTTTCTAACTCTACAACATCAACGGGCTCTAATGGAATATTTTTTAAAACTTTTCCAATTGTTGCCTTAGCTATTCTAATAGCATGTTCTGGACTTTCAGCATTAAATACCTTCATAGATAGTAAAACACCAACCAAAGCTGTTCTTGCTACAACTAAAACACAATCTACCAACTCTCCACATTTCGGACAGATAGTTAATCCAATGTCTATATCTACATAGTTCAATCCTTCTTTATTCAACATCTTCCCTATTTGTGATATAGTTACGCTTATAGCGTCTTCAACATCATCTACGTTTCTCACAATATATGCAGCTTGTAAAGTCACATGATAATTCGGCATCTTATCTCACCAACTACCAAAAATCTCGTTTTATCTAAAATCTTAATTTTTATTAATTACCTTAGTTACGGCTTCTATTATTTAAAGTTATTGTTTGATAAATTTTAAATAATTCCTTTATCCACTCATAAACTTAAAAGGTTTTATGGGGATGGACATGATAGAGATGATTGAAAAGGCAGAGATTTTAATGGAAGCTCTTCCATTCATACAGAAATTTTATGGGAAGATTTTTGTCATAAAGTATGGCGGGCATGCGATGATTGATGAGAAGGCAAAGAATTGGACTGCTCAAGATGTTGTTTTGTTGAAGTATGTTGGAATAAATCCAGTTGTAGTTCATGGTGGAGGTCCAGAAATCAACAAAGCAATGGAAAAAATGGGGAAGAAACCAGAGTTTGTCCATGGGTTGAGAGTTACTGATGAAGAAACTTTAGATATTGTTGAAATGGTTTTAGCCGGAAAGATTAATGGAGACATTGTCTCAAAGTTATCAAAGTTTGGTGGAAAGGCTGTTGGACTATCTGGAAAATCTGGAAGGATAATTTTAGCCAAGAAAAAATTAAAGAAAATAAAAACTGAAAAAGGGGAGGAGATAGAGGTTGATTTAGGTAGAGTTGGAGAGACAGTTGAGGTTAATACTGAACTATTAGAGATTTTGATAAACAACGGCTACATCCCAGTTGTATCACCAATTGGTTTGGATGAGAAGGGAGAGGCATATAATTTAAATGCCGATACCGTTGCTGGAGACATAGCTGGAGCTTTGAAGGCGGAGAAGCTTATTTTAATAACAGATGTTGATGGAATAATGGATGATATAAATAATCCAGAGACGTTGCATAGAAAATTAACAGCTTCAGAACTAAAAGAAATGATAGAAGATGGAAGAATAAAGGGAGGGATGATTCCAAAGGCTGAAAGTGCCTTATATGCCTTAGAGCATGGAGTTAAGAGCGTTCATATAATAAATGGAAAGATTCCTCATGCTTTGTTGTTGGAGATATTTACAGAGGAGGGTATTGGGACGATGATAACAAGAGATTAAAGTTTTTATATTATAAACTACTTAAGAATTAAAATAAGACAAATAAGGGGATAACTATGCTCAATATAAACAAAGAGATAGCACAAATAGAAACTGAATTGAATGAATTGAAAAAATTGAGAGATGAAATCTCTGAAAGGATTGAAAAATTAGAAATAAAGTTATTAAAATTGAAAGCATTAGCTATTCCAGAGGAGGAATTTGAAGAGGATTATGAAGAAATTATAGAAGATGTTAAAAAATCTCTGGATAAAAAAGAGACTGTGCCAGCAGAAGAGGCTTTGAAAGAATTGGGATTATTATGAAGTTTAACGTTGAGATACATAAAAGAGTCTTAAAAGATTTAAAGGATTTGCCTCCCTCAAACTTAAAGAAGTTTAAAGAACTAATAGAAACATTAAAAACCAATCCCATTCCAAAAGAAAAATTTGATATTAAAAGATTAAAAGGCAGTGATGAGGTTTATAGAGTTAGAATTGGAAAATTTAGAGTTCAATATGTTGTTTTATGGGATGATAGAATAATAATAATTAGAAAGATAAGTAGAAGAGAAGGAGCTTATAAAAATCCCTAAGCTATTAAAAATTCTAATGGCTACATTTTTATATCTCTTTTCTTAATTCAAATAGAAAAAACAGATTCGGCTGATACCATGATTATTCTTTTAGATTTAAATGGAACAATAGCTACTGATGGGAAGATAAAAGAGGGAGTTAAAGAGAGATTAACTATTTTAAAAGAAAGAGCTGAAATATATATTTTATCGGCAGATACTTCGGAACTTTAAACGATATTGCTAAAAGCTTAAATGTCAAAGGTATGAAGGTAGATAGAGAGAAATACGGCAGTGAAAAGATAGCTAAATTAAAAATTTTAGAAGAGTTAAAAAAAGAAAATCCCAACAAAAAAATTATTGCTATAGGAAATGGAAATAACGATGAACTATTATTAAAAAATGCTGATTTAGGCATCTGCGTTATTGGAGATGAAGGAGCTTGGAGTAAAACGATATTAAGCTCTGATATAGTTGTTAAAGATATAAATGATGCTTTAGATTTATTGTTAAATGAAAATAGATTGAAAGCTACAAGTAGGGATTAAAATTATAGCAATCTCTTTATAGCATTCCAGACTAAATAACTTTGAGGCTTTAAAATTCTCTTTTGCGGATTTAAAAATAAAATATTCTCCTTAACTAAGTAAACATAAACTGGTGTTGGAATATCTTTCTTAGGTATCTCATACTTATCCTTAAATAATCTTAATGCTTTAATGATATCTTCTTTATTTATCTCAATAACTTCATTTCCAACCTCTACCCTTGGCTTTGAATAATCTAAAATTTCTAAAAACATATCTAATTTAGAAATCTCATCATTTAACAGGTAATCTAAAACTTCCTTTAAATCTTTAAAATTGCTTTCTTCAACAACATATTTTATATCCTTTGGCTTCCCTCCTACGTAATTATAGATTAACTCTTTATCTTCATTAGTTAAGCTGATGTTATTCTCTTTAGCTAAAAAATCCATAAACTTTAAGGCAGTTTCTTTATCAAAATCATCCACCAATAGATACTTAGCCCTACCATCTAACATCGCCTCATTATAAACCCTCTCTATAAACAAACTATCAGAACTTAAACAAAAAACATGACATAGATGCTTATGCTTTGTTAGAGAAACAAAATAATTAAACAACTCATAGATTAAGAATCCATTAATCTTCATATCACCAATCTTTTGTAATTCATCTATAATTAAAATTGGCTGTTTCCCTTCTTTTTTAATATCCATTAATACTTTAGTTATATATCTAAAGACATTTTTAGTTGTCTTTTTCTTCAAGATTTCTTCTAATGTATTTTTTGGTGCTGGAATACCACATAGAGAAGGAACGTCCTTTATCAAACTCTTTATAATTTCTACTGGCTTTTTATTTCCCTCATATTCTTCAAATAAAACTTCAATGAAGTCGTCATACTTAGAAATAAAAATCTCCCTTAAATCAAAATAAAACACAACATATTTATCCTTGTCCAACCTATTGTTAATAATCTCATTGATTAAGGCAGTTTTACCGCTATTTATAGGGCCGTAGATAAAATAAACGTCATCTGGCTCTCTATTTAATATATGAAGTATTTCAGCAATCTCCTTTTCTCTATCAAAGAATTTCATAGAAACACCCCTTCTTTATCAAACAAAGCTCTATAATAACTTTTTTATAGCATTCCATACTAAAAAACTTTGAGGCTTTAAAGGAAACTTTTAGTAAAAGTTTCATCAAAACTCGTCCATTAAGTTGGGACTTTCAGTCCCAATTAATGTCCATTCAGTAATTTCTTTATAGCATTCCATACTAAAAAACTTTGAGGCTTTAATGTCC
It encodes the following:
- the amt gene encoding ammonium transporter; the protein is MDGIDVFFFMWAASLIFFMKAGFIALEIGQFRAKNVSYHCVLKLLDLAAVFIAYLFIGYGISYGFENIMPLITGTFDADLGAWWMKMVMFAAAAVTIITGGVAERIKILPYFIGALIVGGILYPIVEHLVWGGGFANLGINFHDYAGSGAVHLFGGLVGLMAAYVLGPRIDKYINGKPQAIPGHNIPIAVLGAFILAFGWYGFNIGSASGIANGVELASVAMATTMALAGGIIGGALSSRNDPLYTANGMCAGLVAVCSGVDLFTPIGAFIVGLLAGIQQPFTYKFIEEKLKIDDVCAIGPVHAMSGLIGVICAGIPFLLKADAVSKVSITGQIIGAIVIALIAIVGGLIIYKGLDLTIGLRVSEEAEKVGLDTAILQTTAYSEE
- the glnK1 gene encoding P-II family nitrogen regulator GlnK1, whose protein sequence is MKKVEAIIRPEKLEIVKKALSDAGYVGMTVSEVKGRGVQGGIVERYRGREYIVDLIPKVKIELVVKEEDVDNVIDIICENARTGNPGDGKIFVIPVERVVRVRTKEEGKEAL
- the mtnP gene encoding S-methyl-5'-thioadenosine phosphorylase — translated: MIGIIGGTGIAEILKGDKEEIINTKYGKARVIIDKENEVVLLFRHGVRHNIPPHKINYRANIYALKKLGVERILAINSVGSLKEDLKPGMFFVPNDFIEFTKKREETFYDEGKVVHIDMTDPYCPELRNILKSILDKNNFSYGEGVYVCTEGPRFETKKEIAIYKNWGDVVGMTGYPEVVLARELEMCYVSLCNITNYACGISKNILTVDEVLEKIKEMENKILKVVEDFINYGFGERKCICKDALKHAVIG
- a CDS encoding ATP-binding protein: MLSKILGIFKGKEKIEEKSNKIIEIDYNKCKNCLSCYRVCKNNVFAIKNNRVVVKNENNCTKCGECLKVCRYGAIILYDA
- a CDS encoding L-threonylcarbamoyladenylate synthase produces the protein MGLKNKIIKIYELNEEERKKVLEFLKKEILNGKIVICGTDTLYGISANALNEKAVRKVYNIKRREFNKPLSICVRDKNEIEKYAYVNDLAKKIIDKFLPGPLTIILKKKPGIPDIVAKDYIGIRIPDEPIIRELSIVPLTTTSANISGKESPTTVDEIDKEVLKKVDYVIDIGKCKYSKPSTIIKIEDDKIISIREGVIPIQKLARC
- a CDS encoding DUF2117 family protein, with the translated sequence MRIGVVIHGPEIIDSGYALKIINLLKKFGEVKAKLGGTMGRVAVIDNNLQDIIDISEKLMPSQSLKKLANNDILILMNYGKSKITGHTFGKIVVERANLNKPIIQIERPGEEDGTIIIWNDDNSKIVKEIANYLSKELNLKIEKCISNGLEVWEKEGRVFRKVHGVDVGEAILVNGIVVGKAKSNEVILIAENGKLVDIIGGELKEGGIEKLKNVDLKKAVIKTGILRRHPTNPKIESKEIDEGYTIIINHAGEDVIEMIKNKGVVAVITIGDDTTTICGDILARFGIKIIGITDGDRDEILKNPVILKGSVIFLIKNMRDDDVGRILEKNLNLNKKYCYQELLDEVKKIFNDNNICYEEFVY
- a CDS encoding phosphoadenosine phosphosulfate reductase domain-containing protein, which encodes MKTYIGKIHLKWCKNCNVPLLGRVCEVCGSKAEEVKLTPPGDPRLGFQYDMDFINKILEEEFGAKNVLNGKIILLNKIPGNEEAYEIIVDGEVKYLIYFDEDKEKWKVKLKLNGAKDLMEKGAYKKIIKIKNDVVEFLKNRKGSVLRPGIVEFTDDIEEKDDVIIVDENDRVVGVGLAVVSSEDIKNMEKGKVVKVRFFIKDNEDYKPGKIYDNLEEAFDLMVRANEGVIDNYERNAIGFIKNTYEKIKKPVMVAFSGGKDSLVTLILTLKALGKDIDVVFIDTGLEFEETLKNVEDVERHYGIKIIRLRGENFWEKVKEYGIPARDYRWCSEICKLEPLKKFIEENYEDDVLSFVGIRKYESFNRATKKRIHRNTYIKKQINALPIFHWSSLHVWIYLLREKAPYNKLYEKGFDRIGCFMCPAMEMGEMNKIKREFPKLWEKWENVLREYAEKHNLGEGWIKKGLWRWKHKRQ
- a CDS encoding FUN14 domain-containing protein; the encoded protein is MIILDFSQFLPDIGSGFIIGFVIGWAAKKAIKVVAFLIGIYILSLLYLAKIGVISINKEAFSALLGNLENSLLVFGDKIIGLIHSFSFGTSFLIGFGLGFKKG
- a CDS encoding DUF555 domain-containing protein, whose amino-acid sequence is MPNYHVTLQAAYIVRNVDDVEDAISVTISQIGKMLNKEGLNYVDIDIGLTICPKCGELVDCVLVVARTALVGVLLSMKVFNAESPEHAIRIAKATIGKVLKNIPLEPVDVVELEK
- the argB gene encoding acetylglutamate kinase, coding for MIEMIEKAEILMEALPFIQKFYGKIFVIKYGGHAMIDEKAKNWTAQDVVLLKYVGINPVVVHGGGPEINKAMEKMGKKPEFVHGLRVTDEETLDIVEMVLAGKINGDIVSKLSKFGGKAVGLSGKSGRIILAKKKLKKIKTEKGEEIEVDLGRVGETVEVNTELLEILINNGYIPVVSPIGLDEKGEAYNLNADTVAGDIAGALKAEKLILITDVDGIMDDINNPETLHRKLTASELKEMIEDGRIKGGMIPKAESALYALEHGVKSVHIINGKIPHALLLEIFTEEGIGTMITRD
- a CDS encoding antitoxin → MLNINKEIAQIETELNELKKLRDEISERIEKLEIKLLKLKALAIPEEEFEEDYEEIIEDVKKSLDKKETVPAEEALKELGLL
- a CDS encoding type II toxin-antitoxin system RelE family toxin, which gives rise to MKFNVEIHKRVLKDLKDLPPSNLKKFKELIETLKTNPIPKEKFDIKRLKGSDEVYRVRIGKFRVQYVVLWDDRIIIIRKISRREGAYKNP
- a CDS encoding ATP-binding protein; translation: MKFFDREKEIAEILHILNREPDDVYFIYGPINSGKTALINEIINNRLDKDKYVVFYFDLREIFISKYDDFIEVLFEEYEGNKKPVEIIKSLIKDVPSLCGIPAPKNTLEEILKKKTTKNVFRYITKVLMDIKKEGKQPILIIDELQKIGDMKINGFLIYELFNYFVSLTKHKHLCHVFCLSSDSLFIERVYNEAMLDGRAKYLLVDDFDKETALKFMDFLAKENNISLTNEDKELIYNYVGGKPKDIKYVVEESNFKDLKEVLDYLLNDEISKLDMFLEILDYSKPRVEVGNEVIEINKEDIIKALRLFKDKYEIPKKDIPTPVYVYLVKENILFLNPQKRILKPQSYLVWNAIKRLL